A section of the Thunnus albacares chromosome 6, fThuAlb1.1, whole genome shotgun sequence genome encodes:
- the LOC122983555 gene encoding fukutin-related protein, whose product MRISFCQGLLTGAIILNLLILYYVSRAQQQMMEKRKELGRGTRRASLPASGLGGGLGGLIGPGGEPGVVGVEGHSRGPRVTLLLREFENFENYVGDVANSFLRQRPELPFLAVADTSPYPPLVLPDGARLLVLSPSPDQPPQAHRPEFHVQTEFVLLVPDGVELEQPRAIERLIRELEGEGGGPVRLVAAPVLARSAVQCLHLRVNLREWTATYSPAASGSSGSVCTALQGDAVVLIRTEDLFNLSVPLGRPLFSSLFVQTALRGWKVKLLESPCFSANHRPLFSSAHNQWKADTRLKEATGKLMRSFGLKRLLLPEGKEQWYGCSKETPRCFGTVQDDTPDYLYLDRWTPPCCLRALRETTKYVINILESSGVRYWLEGGTLLGAVRHQDIIPWDYDVDLGIYLEDVPNCDHLKNLDSGSLVDANGYVWERAVEGDFYRVQYSEANHLHVDLWPFYPRNGIMTKDTWTEHKQDVEFPEHFLQPLVPMTFAGITAYGPNNHRAFLELKFGEGVIENPQYPNPAKKRLDRSKL is encoded by the coding sequence ATGCGTATCAGTTTTTGCCAGGGTTTGTTAACCGGAGCCATCATCCTCAACCTCCTCATTCTCTACTATGTGTCCCGGGcccagcagcagatgatggagaagaggaaggaacTTGGCAGGGGCACCAGGAGGGCTTCCCTACCGGCCTCCGGTCTTGGGGGAGGCCTAGGGGGACTCATTGGGCCTGGAGGCGAGCCTGGAGTGGTCGGGGTGGAGGGACACAGTCGTGGCCCACGTGTGACTTTGCTTCTCAGGGAGTTTGAAAACTTTGAGAATTATGTTGGAGATGTGGCTAATTCCTTCCTCAGACAGAGACCTGAGCTTCCTTTCCTGGCTGTAGCTGACACTTCTCCTTACCCACCCCTGGTGCTTCCAGATGGAGCTCGGCTTTTGGTGCTCTCCCCAAGCCCGGACCAGCCGCCTCAAGCTCACAGGCCGGAGTTTCACGTCCAGACAGAGTTTGTGCTGCTTGTGCCTGATGGAGTGGAGTTGGAGCAACCCCGGGCTATCGAGAGGCTGATCAGGGAGCTGGAAGGTGAGGGTGGGGGGCCTGTGAGGCTGGTAGCTGCACCCGTGCTGGCTCGGTCTGCTGTGCAGTGTCTCCACCTGCGGGTGAACCTCAGAGAGTGGACAGCTACCTACTCACCGGCTGCGTCTGGGAGCAGTGGGAGTGTGTGCACGGCTTTACAAGGAGATGCAGTGGTCCTCATCCGCACAGAGGATCTTTTTAACCTCTCTGTACCTCTGGGCCGACCCCTTTTCTCTTCACTCTTCGTCCAGACTGCCCTGAGAGGCTGGAAGGTCAAGCTGCTGGAGAGCCCCTGTTTCTCCGCAAACCATCGGCCCCTCTTCAGCTCAGCTCACAACCAGTGGAAAGCTGACACTCGACTGAAGGAGGCCACTGGGAAGCTCATGAGGAGCTTTGGCCTGAAGCGTCTTCTGCTTCCTGAAGGGAAGGAGCAGTGGTATGGCTGCAGTAAGGAGACACCTCGCTGCTTTGGCACTGTGCAGGATGACACCCCAGACTACCTCTATCTGGATCGCTGGACACCACCCTGTTGTCTGCGAGCACTAAGAGAAACTACCAAGTATGTCATCAATATCTTGGAAAGCTCTGGTGTGCGCTACTGGCTAGAGGGGGGAACTCTGCTGGGTGCTGTCCGCCATCAGGACATCATCCCCTGGGACTATGATGTGGACCTGGGTATCTACCTGGAGGATGTACCCAACTGTGATCACCTGAAGAACCTGGACTCAGGCTCTCTGGTGGATGCTAACGGCTATGTCTGGGAACGTGCAGTGGAAGGAGACTTCTACAGAGTCCAGTACAGCGAGGCCAACCACCTGCACGTTGACCTGTGGCCATTCTACCCACGTAATGGCATCATGACCAAGGACACATGGACAGAGCACAAACAAGATGTGGAGTTCCCAGAACACTTCCTGCAGCCACTTGTGCCCATGACCTTTGCCGGCATCACTGCCTACGGCCCCAATAACCACCGCGCCTTCTTGGAGCTCAAGTTTGGAGAGGGGGTCATTGAGAACCCCCAATACCCCAACCCTGCCAAGAAAAGACTGGACAGAAGCAAATTATAA
- the strn4 gene encoding striatin-4 isoform X1 produces MEADRSGGGPNPNSGGGSSGAGRNPNGPKAAPGQSISAAATGPMAAAAAAAAAGAMPGSSQSRELQDGDSGMTLPGILHFIQYEWGRFQAEKYRWEAERDELRAQVAFLQGERKGQENMKQDLVRRIKMLEYALKQERSKHQKLKTGNDQSPGDKKPETEAEQLPNGPAESDSEPANQMSWKEGRQLLRKYLEEVGYSDTILDMRSKRVRSLLGRSSPESNGPPPSEASPEPEPRAGGESLLVRQIEEQIKRNAGKESSKERLGGSVLDKIPFLHGCEDDDEDDSDEEDDFQGMATDCIDGPRKNKKSRVKMGSEPMTTDLDPEDEEDEDDSEDALSEFDFLGSGEDGEGAGEARISGDGRELENRRNKLQGMMSDFPPKPIPPPSVSGQARSGEGGALGFSSDVFIMDAVGGGDMNLGELADLTVANDNDLSMDMQDNREEFKKTWNPRFTLRSHFDAIRALTFHPSQAVLLTASEDGTLKLWNLNKAMHSKKNAALDVEPIYTFRAHSGAVLSLTMGEDGESCYSGGLDGTVRCWKMPDLNVDPYDNYDPGIESSVLAGHEDSVWGLTYSAVHHRLASCSADGTIRLWDPQNSSPCLSVFNKEREHGTPTSVAFVASDPNQVVVSFDGGETLLYDLNTEQSVTALETQTKDGSELINRVVSHPSEPVSITAHENRTIRFIDNKTGKVVHSMVAHLDAVTCLTTDPKGTYLISGSHDCSVRLWMLDNRTCVQEITAHRKKHDEAIHDVAFHSSQPFIASAGADALAKIFV; encoded by the exons ATGGAGGCGGACAGATCCGGCGGAGGACCAAACCCGAACTCCGGAGGCGGCAGCAGCGGAGCGGGGCGCAACCCAAACGGGCCCAAAGCAGCACCGGGCCAGTCGATATCAGCTGCGGCGACCGGGCCGATggcagcagcggcggcagcagcagcagccgggGCCATGCCCGGATCGTCGCAGTCTCGGGAGCTACAGGACGGGGACTCGGGTATGACGCTTCCTGGGATCCTGCACTTCATCCAGTACGAGTGGGGACGTTTCCAGGCCGAGAAATACCGCTGGGAGGCTGAGAGAGACGAACTCAGg gctcAGGTGGCGTTCCTACAGGGTGAGAGGAAAGGGCAGGAGAATATGAAACAGGACCTGGTAAGGCGGATCAAAATGCTGGAGTACGCCCTAAAACAAGAGAG GTCTAAGCACCAAAAGCTGAAGACAGGAAACGACCAGAGTCCAGGAGACAAGAAAccagagacagaggcagagcaAC TTCCCAATGGGCCCGCTGAGTCAGACTCTgagccagccaatcagatgtCCTGGAAGGAGGGACGTCAGCTACTACGCAA ATATCTTGAGGAAGTGGGCTATTCAGACACCATCCTGGACATGCGTTCAAAGCGTGTGCGCTCTCTGCTCGGGCGGAGCAGCCCCGAGTCCAACGGGCCTCCACCATCTGAAGCCTCCCCTGAGCCTGAGCCCCGGGCAGGTGGAGAGTCCTTGTTGGTCAGACAGATAGAGGAACAAATCAAGAG GAATGCGGGCAAGGAAAGCTCTAAGGAACGTTTGGGTGGCTCAGTGCTCGATAAGATTCCCTTCCTGCATGGCTGcgaggatgatgatgaagacgACAGCGACGAAGAAGATGACTTCCAAGGCATGGCCACCGACTGCATCGATGGACCTCGAAAGAACAAGAAGTCTCGTGTAAAG ATGGGTTCAGAGCCTATGACCACAGACCTGGACCCCGAGGAcgaggaggatgaagatgacTCAGAAGATGCCCTCAGTGAATTTGACTTCCTGGGCTCGGGGGAGGATGGGGAGGGGGCGGGAGAGGCCCGGATCTCTGGGGACGGACGGGAGTTAG AGAACCGCAGGAACAAGTTACAAGGCATGATGTCGGACTTCCCCCCTAAACCTATCCCGCCCCCCTCTGTATCGGGACAGGCTCGCTCCGGGGAAG GTGGCGCCCTGGGTTTCTCCTCTGATGTCTTCATTATGGATGCCGTTGGAGGAGGAGACATGAACCTGGGTGAATTGGCTGATCTCACTGTTGCCAACGACAACGATCTCTCCATGGAt ATGCAGGATAACAGGGAGGAGTTTAAGAAGACATGGAACCCTCGATTCACACTACGCAGCCACTTCGACGCCATCCGCGCATTGACCTTTCACCCCAGCCAAGCGGTGCTGCTCACAGCCTCAGAGGATGGAACACTAAAACTGTGGAACCTCAACAAGGCCATGCACTCCAAAAA GAACGCAGCGTTAGATGTTGAGCCCATCTACACATTTAGAGCGCACAG TGGTGCTGTTCTGTCACTGACAATGGGTGAGGATGGAGAATCCTGCTACAGCGGAGGTCTGGATGGAACTGTCAGGTGTTGGAAGATGCCAGACCTCAACGTGGATCCTTACGACAACTATG ATCCCGGCATTGAGAGCAGTGTGCTGGCAGGCCATGAGGACAGCGTGTGGGGTCTGACTTACTCTGCGGTGCACCATCGTCTTGCCTCATGCTCAGCCGATGGCACCATTCGCCTCTGGGACCCCCAGAACTCGTCTCCCTGCTTGTCTGTCTTCAATAAGGAGAGAG AGCACGGCACGCCCACCTCGGTGGCCTTTGTGGCCTCTGATCCCAACCAGGTGGTGGTGTCATTTGATGGTGGTGAGACGCTGCTCTACGACCTCAACACAGAGCAGAGCGTCACAGCACTAGAGACACAGACCAAGGACG GCAGTGAACTAATTAACCGCGTGGTCAGCCACCCATCTGAGCCCGTCTCCATCACTGCACACGAGAACCGCACCATCCGCTTCATAGACAACAAGACAG gtAAAGTTGTCCACTCAATGGTGGCCCACCTGGATGCGGTCACCTGTCTTACTACAGACCCCAAAGGCACTTACCTCATCTCTGGCA GTCACGACTGCTCAGTGCGCCTATGGATGCTCGACAACAGGACGTGCGTGCAGGAGATCACGGCCCACAGGAAGAAGCACGACGAGGCCATTCATGACGTGGCCTTCCACTCTTCCCAGCCCTTCATCGCCAGCGCCGGCGCAGATGCACTTGCCAAGATCTTTGTCTGA
- the strn4 gene encoding striatin-4 isoform X2 gives MCQLSMLQQTLERSAAVGHMEGNPPTGRRDQMAQQAQVAFLQGERKGQENMKQDLVRRIKMLEYALKQERSKHQKLKTGNDQSPGDKKPETEAEQLPNGPAESDSEPANQMSWKEGRQLLRKYLEEVGYSDTILDMRSKRVRSLLGRSSPESNGPPPSEASPEPEPRAGGESLLVRQIEEQIKRNAGKESSKERLGGSVLDKIPFLHGCEDDDEDDSDEEDDFQGMATDCIDGPRKNKKSRVKMGSEPMTTDLDPEDEEDEDDSEDALSEFDFLGSGEDGEGAGEARISGDGRELENRRNKLQGMMSDFPPKPIPPPSVSGQARSGEGGALGFSSDVFIMDAVGGGDMNLGELADLTVANDNDLSMDMQDNREEFKKTWNPRFTLRSHFDAIRALTFHPSQAVLLTASEDGTLKLWNLNKAMHSKKNAALDVEPIYTFRAHSGAVLSLTMGEDGESCYSGGLDGTVRCWKMPDLNVDPYDNYDPGIESSVLAGHEDSVWGLTYSAVHHRLASCSADGTIRLWDPQNSSPCLSVFNKEREHGTPTSVAFVASDPNQVVVSFDGGETLLYDLNTEQSVTALETQTKDGSELINRVVSHPSEPVSITAHENRTIRFIDNKTGKVVHSMVAHLDAVTCLTTDPKGTYLISGSHDCSVRLWMLDNRTCVQEITAHRKKHDEAIHDVAFHSSQPFIASAGADALAKIFV, from the exons ATGTGTCAGCTCTCCATGCTTCAACAAACTCTGGAAAGGTCAGCAGCGGTAGGCCACATGGAGGGAAATCCACCCACAGGAAGGAGAGATCAGATGGCACAACAG gctcAGGTGGCGTTCCTACAGGGTGAGAGGAAAGGGCAGGAGAATATGAAACAGGACCTGGTAAGGCGGATCAAAATGCTGGAGTACGCCCTAAAACAAGAGAG GTCTAAGCACCAAAAGCTGAAGACAGGAAACGACCAGAGTCCAGGAGACAAGAAAccagagacagaggcagagcaAC TTCCCAATGGGCCCGCTGAGTCAGACTCTgagccagccaatcagatgtCCTGGAAGGAGGGACGTCAGCTACTACGCAA ATATCTTGAGGAAGTGGGCTATTCAGACACCATCCTGGACATGCGTTCAAAGCGTGTGCGCTCTCTGCTCGGGCGGAGCAGCCCCGAGTCCAACGGGCCTCCACCATCTGAAGCCTCCCCTGAGCCTGAGCCCCGGGCAGGTGGAGAGTCCTTGTTGGTCAGACAGATAGAGGAACAAATCAAGAG GAATGCGGGCAAGGAAAGCTCTAAGGAACGTTTGGGTGGCTCAGTGCTCGATAAGATTCCCTTCCTGCATGGCTGcgaggatgatgatgaagacgACAGCGACGAAGAAGATGACTTCCAAGGCATGGCCACCGACTGCATCGATGGACCTCGAAAGAACAAGAAGTCTCGTGTAAAG ATGGGTTCAGAGCCTATGACCACAGACCTGGACCCCGAGGAcgaggaggatgaagatgacTCAGAAGATGCCCTCAGTGAATTTGACTTCCTGGGCTCGGGGGAGGATGGGGAGGGGGCGGGAGAGGCCCGGATCTCTGGGGACGGACGGGAGTTAG AGAACCGCAGGAACAAGTTACAAGGCATGATGTCGGACTTCCCCCCTAAACCTATCCCGCCCCCCTCTGTATCGGGACAGGCTCGCTCCGGGGAAG GTGGCGCCCTGGGTTTCTCCTCTGATGTCTTCATTATGGATGCCGTTGGAGGAGGAGACATGAACCTGGGTGAATTGGCTGATCTCACTGTTGCCAACGACAACGATCTCTCCATGGAt ATGCAGGATAACAGGGAGGAGTTTAAGAAGACATGGAACCCTCGATTCACACTACGCAGCCACTTCGACGCCATCCGCGCATTGACCTTTCACCCCAGCCAAGCGGTGCTGCTCACAGCCTCAGAGGATGGAACACTAAAACTGTGGAACCTCAACAAGGCCATGCACTCCAAAAA GAACGCAGCGTTAGATGTTGAGCCCATCTACACATTTAGAGCGCACAG TGGTGCTGTTCTGTCACTGACAATGGGTGAGGATGGAGAATCCTGCTACAGCGGAGGTCTGGATGGAACTGTCAGGTGTTGGAAGATGCCAGACCTCAACGTGGATCCTTACGACAACTATG ATCCCGGCATTGAGAGCAGTGTGCTGGCAGGCCATGAGGACAGCGTGTGGGGTCTGACTTACTCTGCGGTGCACCATCGTCTTGCCTCATGCTCAGCCGATGGCACCATTCGCCTCTGGGACCCCCAGAACTCGTCTCCCTGCTTGTCTGTCTTCAATAAGGAGAGAG AGCACGGCACGCCCACCTCGGTGGCCTTTGTGGCCTCTGATCCCAACCAGGTGGTGGTGTCATTTGATGGTGGTGAGACGCTGCTCTACGACCTCAACACAGAGCAGAGCGTCACAGCACTAGAGACACAGACCAAGGACG GCAGTGAACTAATTAACCGCGTGGTCAGCCACCCATCTGAGCCCGTCTCCATCACTGCACACGAGAACCGCACCATCCGCTTCATAGACAACAAGACAG gtAAAGTTGTCCACTCAATGGTGGCCCACCTGGATGCGGTCACCTGTCTTACTACAGACCCCAAAGGCACTTACCTCATCTCTGGCA GTCACGACTGCTCAGTGCGCCTATGGATGCTCGACAACAGGACGTGCGTGCAGGAGATCACGGCCCACAGGAAGAAGCACGACGAGGCCATTCATGACGTGGCCTTCCACTCTTCCCAGCCCTTCATCGCCAGCGCCGGCGCAGATGCACTTGCCAAGATCTTTGTCTGA